The following proteins are encoded in a genomic region of Rickettsiales bacterium:
- a CDS encoding acyl-CoA thioesterase, with amino-acid sequence MTESVIRIVAMPKDANPDGDVFGGWILSMMDIAGAVPARRIAKTRVVTVAMDNVKFHLPVFIGDCLECIADVEKVGNTSITIKVDIFVDRRESGERLKVTEGRLVYVAVDKDRKKVQVVR; translated from the coding sequence ATGACGGAATCGGTTATTCGTATCGTGGCTATGCCTAAAGACGCCAACCCGGACGGGGATGTATTCGGCGGCTGGATATTAAGCATGATGGATATTGCGGGCGCTGTGCCTGCCCGCCGGATTGCAAAGACGCGCGTGGTCACGGTTGCCATGGATAATGTGAAATTCCATCTGCCAGTTTTTATTGGCGATTGCCTTGAATGTATCGCCGACGTTGAAAAAGTGGGCAATACAAGCATTACCATCAAGGTGGATATTTTCGTAGACCGCAGGGAAAGCGGTGAACGTCTTAAGGTAACGGAAGGCAGGCTGGTTTACGTTGCTGTCGATAAGGACCGTAAAAAAGTTCAGGTAGTGCGCTGA
- a CDS encoding tyrosine recombinase XerC, with protein MEEQAQHSLLLADENVRGEVAKWLEWLAHNKAYSAHTIVAYETDLRQFMAFFSRHTGGEVSMATLSSLGLRDMRSWLAARHGEKYTNTSTARALSVVRSFFRYLEKQAILENPAIFHVRTPKLPKSLPKALPQEQAMEALDAVGGDHKEHWVQMRDVALLTLIYGCGLRISEALSLTPADIPAGVSTMTVTGKGKKQRLVPVLPQIHQAIAEYKKTCPHMLANDEPLFRGVRGGALRPELFQKEIRSLRASLGLPDSASPHAFRHSFATHLLAGGGDLRTIQELLGHADLSTTQRYTKVDHERLLSAYNKAHPRA; from the coding sequence ATGGAAGAACAGGCGCAGCATAGCCTTCTGCTTGCCGACGAAAACGTGCGCGGTGAAGTGGCGAAATGGCTGGAATGGCTTGCGCATAATAAGGCGTATTCCGCGCATACGATTGTCGCCTATGAAACCGATCTGCGGCAATTCATGGCGTTTTTCAGCCGCCACACAGGCGGTGAAGTCAGCATGGCCACCCTGTCATCATTGGGATTGCGCGATATGCGCAGCTGGCTGGCAGCCCGCCATGGCGAGAAATACACTAATACCTCCACGGCACGGGCTTTATCGGTCGTTCGCAGCTTCTTCCGCTATCTGGAAAAGCAGGCAATCCTTGAGAACCCGGCAATCTTCCATGTGCGTACCCCCAAACTGCCCAAATCGCTGCCCAAGGCGCTGCCTCAGGAACAGGCAATGGAAGCGCTGGATGCAGTGGGGGGGGATCACAAAGAGCACTGGGTGCAGATGCGGGATGTTGCATTGCTGACACTGATCTATGGCTGCGGGCTGCGTATCAGCGAGGCGCTTTCGCTCACCCCGGCGGATATTCCGGCAGGGGTATCCACCATGACGGTCACCGGAAAAGGCAAAAAGCAGCGGCTCGTGCCGGTGCTGCCGCAGATACATCAGGCTATTGCGGAATATAAGAAAACATGCCCGCACATGCTGGCAAATGACGAGCCGTTATTCCGCGGTGTTCGCGGCGGTGCGCTCAGGCCGGAATTGTTCCAGAAAGAAATCCGCTCCTTGCGCGCAAGTCTTGGGCTGCCGGATTCCGCCAGTCCGCATGCCTTCCGCCATAGTTTTGCGACCCATCTGCTGGCAGGCGGCGGCGACCTGCGTACGATTCAGGAACTGCTCGGCCATGCCGATCTTTCCACCACGCAGCGTTATACCAAAGTAGACCATGAACGGCTGCTTTCAGCTTACAATAAGGCCCATCCGCGGGCATGA
- a CDS encoding mechanosensitive ion channel domain-containing protein — MSKAYHTHSGTSFVEALKEYSSSILYEPSMEIQIFLSLLSIVLAFPASMLIRRIARRKLQNSVKYGNLVNNILAYITLPSVVIFNLVASGWIMQVVIPAAQTHHIITSVTRIALVWFIARVLLLLAHEHFIAYFVSFIMLMLTLLSVTGLLAPTLESLGDVSFEMGKIQITLLDIIKGLFTLVILFWGAGVVSKTGENWLRRSHLSFNARELAIKFLRITLYFLAFVFTLTQMGVDLTALTVFGGAVAVGLGFGLQKITSNFLSGLVLLFEKAIEAGDLIEIGQEKGWVREMAIRHTLIETFDGREVLIPNEDLVIGKVTNWTYTNTRARIEILLTVTYDTDVDLARKILVEAAKEHRMCISEPPPQANLREFNERGIQIVLVFWIPDVTQGMVSTRSDVMINIVRAFRDVGIKFAEGVSLHK, encoded by the coding sequence ATGTCTAAGGCATATCATACCCATAGCGGCACCAGCTTCGTCGAGGCTCTCAAAGAGTATTCCTCTTCCATTCTCTATGAACCGAGCATGGAAATTCAGATTTTCCTGTCGCTGCTTTCGATCGTGCTGGCATTTCCCGCCTCCATGCTGATCCGCCGCATTGCACGACGCAAGCTGCAGAACAGCGTTAAATACGGCAATCTGGTCAACAATATCCTGGCCTATATTACCCTGCCCAGCGTGGTTATATTCAACCTGGTCGCGTCCGGCTGGATTATGCAGGTCGTCATTCCTGCAGCTCAGACCCACCATATTATCACGAGCGTCACCCGTATCGCGCTGGTCTGGTTTATCGCGCGTGTATTACTGCTGCTCGCGCATGAGCATTTTATCGCCTACTTTGTCAGCTTCATCATGCTGATGCTGACGCTGCTCAGCGTAACCGGGTTGCTGGCCCCAACGCTGGAATCGCTCGGTGATGTCTCATTCGAGATGGGCAAAATCCAGATTACCCTGCTCGATATTATTAAGGGACTTTTCACACTGGTTATCCTGTTCTGGGGTGCCGGTGTCGTCTCCAAAACGGGTGAGAACTGGCTGCGGCGCTCCCATTTAAGTTTCAATGCACGCGAACTTGCCATCAAGTTCCTGCGCATCACGCTTTATTTCCTTGCCTTCGTATTCACCCTGACCCAGATGGGGGTCGACCTGACGGCGCTTACCGTATTCGGCGGCGCGGTTGCCGTAGGTCTGGGTTTCGGCTTGCAGAAAATCACTTCCAACTTCTTAAGCGGACTGGTTCTATTGTTTGAAAAAGCCATTGAAGCAGGCGACCTTATCGAGATCGGGCAGGAAAAAGGCTGGGTGCGCGAAATGGCTATCCGCCATACTTTGATCGAAACGTTCGACGGCCGTGAAGTGCTTATTCCGAATGAAGACCTTGTCATCGGTAAGGTAACAAACTGGACTTACACCAATACCCGCGCACGTATCGAAATACTTCTCACTGTTACCTATGATACAGATGTAGACCTGGCGCGTAAAATTCTAGTCGAAGCCGCCAAGGAACATCGCATGTGCATATCTGAGCCGCCGCCGCAGGCTAACTTACGCGAATTTAACGAACGCGGTATTCAGATCGTGCTCGTATTCTGGATCCCCGATGTCACGCAAGGTATGGTTTCCACCCGCAGCGATGTGATGATTAACATCGTACGCGCCTTCCGTGACGTAGGTATCAAATTTGCTGAAGGTGTATCGCTTCATAAATAG
- a CDS encoding DNA starvation/stationary phase protection protein, with amino-acid sequence MAVAKIKQKQASLDIDIGLGTKARKDVAAALAQVLADTYTLQVKTQYYHWNVTGENFQALHTLFGTQYDELAAAVDEVAERIRALGHNTPGTLAGFLDLTSLKEDKYLPDGWQGMVYNLAAAHEAVTRAVREKLAIVQKAGDEGTADLLIRRLQEHEKAAWFLRSHL; translated from the coding sequence ATGGCAGTTGCCAAGATAAAACAGAAGCAGGCCAGTCTCGATATCGATATCGGACTGGGAACCAAAGCGCGTAAAGACGTGGCAGCGGCACTTGCGCAGGTGCTGGCCGATACTTACACCCTGCAGGTTAAGACGCAGTATTATCATTGGAATGTTACGGGTGAAAACTTCCAGGCGCTGCATACGCTGTTCGGTACGCAATATGACGAACTGGCTGCTGCCGTGGATGAAGTGGCAGAGCGTATCCGCGCCCTGGGCCATAATACGCCTGGCACGCTGGCCGGTTTCCTCGACCTTACCTCGCTGAAGGAAGACAAGTACCTTCCGGATGGCTGGCAGGGGATGGTGTATAATCTTGCGGCTGCGCATGAGGCCGTAACCCGCGCAGTGCGTGAGAAGCTTGCAATCGTCCAGAAGGCAGGGGACGAAGGCACTGCAGATCTGCTGATCCGCCGCTTGCAGGAACATGAAAAAGCCGCCTGGTTTCTGCGTAGCCACCTGTAA
- the hscA gene encoding Fe-S protein assembly chaperone HscA, giving the protein MSLLQIHEPGQTPDPHAQGAAVGIDLGTTHSVVAMASEGQATVLRDLCGGALVPSVVHYGSNGEVKVGKEAVGRLHEGADNVVASIKRLMGRSAADARKIAFPYPQADQGEGVFRFTVDSRTLTPVEVSADILRHMKKLAETALGQDVTQAVITVPAYFDDAARQATKDAARLAGLEVLRLINEPTAAALAYGLDKGAEGIYAVYDLGGGTFDISILKLEKGIFQVLATGGDIALGGDDFDRAIAENIGNQAVPSQILLAKARATKERLSEAQEAVLEHEGKTHTVTRETFNTLIAPFVKKTLDICEQALEDAGLEAQDVKGVVLVGGSTRIPYVRARIEKLFGQEPLSDINPDEVVAVGAAIQAEGLTSGSDNLLLDVVPLSLGLETMGGITEKVIFRNTAIPVSASQEFTTYQDGQTGMIIHVVQGEREMVEHNRSLARFELSGIPNLPAGIARVKVTFNVDADGLLSVSAVEENTGVEQSVQVKPSYGLEEEEIERMLLESMQFAKEDITSRLLREAEVEAKRSIEEIHSAFAVDGELLEEQEVADINRQISILEQAMESKDRDRIDYECEQLHHVSRPFAEKRMDRAIRSALKGVKVDNIT; this is encoded by the coding sequence ATGAGCCTGTTGCAAATCCACGAACCCGGTCAGACGCCTGATCCGCATGCGCAAGGCGCTGCGGTTGGTATTGACCTTGGAACTACCCATTCCGTTGTTGCTATGGCAAGCGAAGGGCAGGCGACCGTGCTGCGTGATCTGTGCGGCGGTGCGCTGGTGCCCTCTGTCGTGCATTATGGCAGCAATGGAGAAGTAAAAGTCGGCAAGGAAGCCGTCGGGCGACTGCATGAGGGTGCAGACAACGTCGTTGCTTCCATTAAGCGCCTGATGGGGCGTAGCGCCGCAGATGCCAGAAAAATAGCATTTCCCTATCCTCAGGCCGATCAGGGTGAGGGGGTGTTCCGCTTTACCGTTGATTCCCGGACGCTTACGCCCGTGGAGGTTTCCGCCGATATCCTGCGTCATATGAAAAAGCTGGCGGAAACTGCGCTGGGGCAGGACGTTACGCAGGCCGTGATTACCGTACCTGCTTACTTTGACGATGCGGCGCGCCAGGCCACGAAGGATGCAGCAAGGCTTGCAGGGCTTGAGGTATTACGTCTGATTAATGAACCGACCGCTGCCGCGCTCGCTTACGGGCTCGATAAAGGTGCGGAAGGTATCTACGCGGTATACGATCTGGGCGGAGGCACGTTTGACATTTCAATACTGAAACTGGAAAAAGGCATTTTCCAGGTGCTGGCGACCGGTGGCGATATTGCGTTGGGCGGGGATGATTTCGACCGGGCAATTGCAGAAAATATTGGCAATCAAGCGGTCCCATCGCAAATTTTATTAGCCAAAGCGCGCGCTACAAAAGAGCGCTTAAGCGAAGCGCAGGAAGCTGTGCTGGAGCATGAAGGCAAGACGCATACGGTCACAAGAGAGACATTCAATACATTGATTGCCCCTTTCGTGAAAAAGACGCTGGATATCTGCGAACAGGCACTGGAAGATGCCGGCCTGGAAGCTCAGGATGTCAAAGGTGTGGTGCTCGTGGGAGGTTCGACGCGTATTCCTTACGTGCGTGCGCGGATTGAGAAATTATTCGGCCAGGAACCGCTGAGTGATATCAATCCGGATGAAGTCGTGGCCGTCGGCGCGGCAATTCAGGCGGAAGGGCTGACTTCCGGCTCGGATAACCTGCTGCTGGACGTGGTGCCCCTGTCGCTGGGGCTTGAGACGATGGGCGGGATTACGGAAAAAGTTATTTTCCGCAATACGGCCATTCCCGTATCAGCCTCGCAGGAATTTACGACTTACCAGGACGGGCAGACCGGCATGATCATCCATGTGGTGCAGGGCGAGCGCGAGATGGTCGAACATAATCGCTCGCTAGCCCGGTTTGAACTGAGCGGAATTCCGAATCTGCCTGCTGGCATTGCGCGTGTGAAAGTCACCTTCAACGTGGATGCGGATGGGCTGCTGAGTGTAAGCGCGGTGGAAGAAAACACGGGCGTGGAGCAGTCCGTGCAGGTGAAGCCCTCCTATGGGCTGGAGGAAGAGGAAATCGAAAGAATGCTGCTGGAAAGCATGCAGTTTGCGAAAGAGGATATAACCTCACGCCTGCTGCGCGAAGCGGAAGTAGAGGCAAAGCGCTCTATAGAGGAAATACACTCAGCCTTTGCCGTGGACGGAGAACTTCTGGAAGAACAGGAGGTTGCAGATATCAATCGCCAGATTTCCATTCTGGAGCAGGCCATGGAAAGCAAAGACCGCGACCGGATCGATTACGAATGCGAGCAATTGCACCATGTCAGCCGTCCATTCGCGGAAAAACGCATGGACAGGGCCATCCGTTCGGCGCTCAAAGGCGTAAAGGTTGACAATATCACCTAA
- a CDS encoding ferredoxin family 2Fe-2S iron-sulfur cluster binding protein, translating to MPKMTFVYPDGSEKTVDAPNGVSVLEIAHKNKIPLEGACEGSLACSTCHVVVDKAYYDKLKEASEDEEDMLDLAFGLTHTSRLGCQIIMSDELDGLRVALPSATRNMMVDKK from the coding sequence ATGCCTAAAATGACGTTTGTATACCCGGACGGAAGCGAGAAGACGGTAGATGCGCCGAACGGGGTTTCCGTACTGGAAATCGCTCACAAGAACAAGATTCCGCTGGAAGGCGCATGCGAAGGATCGCTTGCCTGTTCCACCTGCCACGTGGTCGTGGATAAAGCTTATTACGATAAGCTGAAAGAAGCTTCCGAGGACGAAGAAGATATGCTGGATCTCGCTTTCGGCCTGACCCATACTTCCCGTCTGGGCTGCCAGATTATCATGAGCGACGAACTGGACGGCCTGCGCGTAGCGCTGCCTTCTGCGACCCGCAACATGATGGTGGACAAGAAATAA
- the trmB gene encoding tRNA (guanosine(46)-N7)-methyltransferase TrmB, with amino-acid sequence MESSHSLLPSFGRRRGRKLRASRSILFETLLPKLLIPEPASSLTPAELFAEPEKPLWFEIGFGGGEHMAQQARWNPNVNFIGCEPYINGMASLLASVDKEKIANIRLFDGDARLLLEKLPDASIERMFVLFPDPWPKARHHKKRIISQGSLELFYRKLKPGGRLRIATDHVDYGIWMLENLLAFKKFTWEANNHTDWDTPPADWVRTRYQAKAEAEGRMATFLNLVK; translated from the coding sequence ATGGAATCATCCCATTCGCTACTGCCCTCGTTTGGAAGACGGCGCGGCCGCAAATTGCGTGCAAGCCGCAGCATCCTGTTCGAAACGTTATTGCCGAAACTGCTGATCCCTGAACCGGCTTCCTCGCTGACGCCCGCAGAGCTCTTTGCAGAGCCTGAAAAGCCGCTATGGTTTGAAATCGGTTTTGGCGGTGGCGAGCATATGGCACAGCAGGCAAGATGGAATCCGAATGTCAATTTCATCGGCTGTGAACCCTATATCAACGGCATGGCCAGTTTACTGGCATCGGTCGACAAGGAAAAGATTGCCAATATCCGACTCTTTGACGGAGATGCCCGCCTGCTGCTGGAAAAGCTTCCGGATGCATCCATCGAACGTATGTTCGTGCTGTTTCCCGACCCGTGGCCCAAAGCGCGTCACCATAAGAAACGTATCATTTCGCAAGGCTCGCTGGAGTTGTTTTATCGTAAACTGAAACCGGGCGGGCGTCTGCGCATTGCAACCGACCATGTGGATTACGGTATATGGATGCTGGAAAACCTGCTGGCATTCAAGAAATTCACATGGGAAGCAAATAATCATACCGACTGGGATACACCGCCTGCAGATTGGGTAAGAACCCGTTATCAGGCCAAAGCGGAAGCAGAAGGCCGTATGGCCACATTCCTCAATCTGGTGAAGTGA
- the lnt gene encoding apolipoprotein N-acyltransferase yields the protein MWENIAAYTGWRRNLTLMVLGAFSAAALPPVYALPLLIPSFAGLFLMVRKAVSLRRAFWDGWWWGLGYFTLGLYWICISLFVEPDKFAWLLPFTLFGLPSVLGIYIAIVTCAFKAVDTKLKKPHIALLVFATLFILSEYARAHLFTGFPWNLIGYVWTVAEAPLQAASLMGVYGLSWLTVFAASVPALFVEKEKPLLPNLIALMLVVGLTLWGEVRLERHPTEYSNVRMRIVQGNIAQSAKWDPQEAVGILMKYAELTRSPGLEGIDLVVWPEAAIPDYITPGTPLLQTLGELVPAKTLLLAGGLRAQEHAGGEWLAWNSVFVIDHSGQVVTQYDKHHLVPFGEFIPLRHILPLENISGGHGDFSAGKGPATLAAGKVPPFSPLICYESIFPDEAVDKAHKPDWLLNVTNDAWFGRSSGPYQSLEMARMRAVENEMPLIRAANTGISAVIDAYGRVIMTLPLDKSGVIDSFLPKKIH from the coding sequence ATGTGGGAGAATATAGCTGCATATACCGGGTGGCGCAGAAATCTAACTCTGATGGTGCTGGGAGCATTTTCAGCCGCTGCGTTGCCGCCTGTTTACGCACTGCCATTGCTGATTCCCTCCTTTGCTGGGCTGTTTCTCATGGTAAGAAAGGCAGTTAGCCTGCGCAGGGCATTCTGGGATGGCTGGTGGTGGGGGCTGGGCTATTTCACGCTGGGGCTTTACTGGATATGCATCTCCCTTTTTGTAGAGCCGGATAAATTCGCCTGGCTTTTGCCCTTTACGCTCTTCGGCCTGCCTTCGGTATTGGGGATCTATATCGCCATCGTGACATGCGCCTTTAAAGCGGTGGATACAAAGCTGAAAAAACCGCATATCGCTTTGCTTGTCTTCGCCACATTGTTCATACTGAGTGAATATGCGCGCGCGCATCTGTTTACGGGCTTCCCCTGGAATCTTATCGGCTATGTCTGGACGGTAGCGGAAGCACCTTTGCAGGCGGCATCGCTCATGGGGGTGTATGGCCTGAGCTGGCTGACGGTATTTGCGGCCTCGGTGCCGGCGTTATTTGTGGAAAAAGAGAAACCTCTGCTGCCAAACCTGATAGCGCTTATGCTTGTGGTGGGACTCACTCTCTGGGGCGAAGTGCGCCTGGAACGCCATCCGACGGAATACAGCAATGTGCGTATGCGCATCGTACAGGGAAATATTGCACAAAGCGCTAAATGGGACCCGCAGGAAGCAGTGGGTATTCTCATGAAATACGCTGAGCTTACACGCTCGCCGGGCTTGGAGGGGATTGATCTGGTCGTCTGGCCGGAAGCTGCTATTCCCGATTATATTACGCCCGGAACACCGCTGCTGCAGACGCTGGGTGAACTGGTGCCCGCAAAAACGCTGCTTCTGGCGGGAGGACTTCGCGCGCAGGAGCATGCAGGCGGGGAGTGGCTGGCCTGGAATAGCGTCTTCGTGATAGATCACAGCGGACAGGTGGTGACGCAGTACGACAAGCACCATCTGGTGCCGTTCGGGGAATTTATTCCGCTGCGCCATATTTTGCCGCTGGAGAATATTTCCGGCGGTCATGGGGATTTCTCAGCTGGAAAAGGGCCTGCAACGCTTGCTGCAGGGAAAGTGCCGCCCTTCAGCCCGCTTATTTGTTATGAAAGCATTTTTCCTGACGAGGCGGTCGATAAAGCGCATAAACCGGACTGGTTGCTGAATGTTACGAATGATGCTTGGTTTGGCCGCAGTTCGGGGCCTTACCAAAGTTTGGAAATGGCGCGAATGCGCGCTGTGGAGAACGAAATGCCGTTGATACGCGCGGCAAATACGGGCATTTCAGCGGTCATCGATGCCTACGGGCGTGTCATAATGACGTTGCCGTTAGATAAAAGCGGTGTGATCGATTCGTTTTTACCGAAAAAGATACATTAA
- a CDS encoding helix-turn-helix transcriptional regulator, whose translation MPHPVDVHVGKQLRMRRVILGLSQETIGKAIGVTFQQVQKYERGINRMGASRLYEFAKYLTTPVSYFFEGLDIPQQAAGGAEESGALEHDKMASRETLEMMRAYYRISDPNVRSRVFELVKSLAEGKPVQ comes from the coding sequence ATGCCCCATCCAGTTGATGTACATGTAGGAAAACAATTACGTATGCGTCGTGTCATTCTTGGACTGAGCCAGGAAACTATCGGTAAGGCAATCGGTGTCACCTTCCAGCAGGTACAAAAATATGAGCGCGGTATCAACCGCATGGGGGCAAGCCGTTTATACGAGTTTGCTAAATACCTTACGACGCCCGTATCTTATTTCTTCGAAGGATTGGATATTCCGCAGCAGGCTGCGGGTGGGGCGGAAGAATCAGGAGCGCTTGAGCACGATAAAATGGCAAGTCGCGAAACGCTGGAAATGATGAGGGCTTACTACCGCATAAGCGATCCGAACGTTCGCAGCAGAGTATTTGAACTCGTTAAATCCCTGGCAGAGGGCAAACCAGTACAATAA
- a CDS encoding flagellar export chaperone FliS — MSSYTPAQYRAYTAATGTVAKTRQLVMLYDGIIKCLKYAEIAARENRIEDRYNQLIKASEIVMALQSSIDFDKGGDIAGILHEFYTQIARRIISVNFLKDAEKAGQLCLELLEEVKQMRNVWDDIDRSLTQGTQPKQGESQPVQQSAPAKPESKDGSGITISA, encoded by the coding sequence ATGTCATCATACACGCCGGCGCAGTACCGGGCCTATACAGCTGCTACAGGCACCGTTGCTAAGACGAGACAGCTCGTCATGCTGTATGATGGGATTATCAAATGCCTCAAATATGCGGAAATCGCCGCCCGCGAGAACCGCATTGAAGACCGGTATAATCAACTTATCAAGGCTTCTGAAATTGTGATGGCACTGCAGAGCAGCATCGATTTCGACAAAGGCGGTGATATTGCCGGTATTCTCCATGAATTTTACACGCAGATCGCACGGCGTATCATTTCCGTTAATTTTTTAAAAGATGCGGAAAAAGCGGGGCAGCTCTGTCTGGAGTTGCTCGAAGAAGTAAAACAAATGCGTAATGTATGGGATGATATAGACCGTTCCCTGACGCAAGGAACGCAGCCGAAGCAAGGGGAATCACAGCCTGTTCAACAATCCGCCCCCGCAAAGCCGGAAAGCAAGGACGGCAGCGGCATTACCATCTCCGCCTGA
- the fliD gene encoding flagellar filament capping protein FliD, whose translation MTIPLINLGSTTQNANGQTVLNGVSSGMDTTSIINAMVAGQTKQVKTLTDQITTNNSQATALTSLNQLLTQLQKDTKALSQPQSPDSTLNVFASATSQITSNTSLSATNYLTANVAPGTASGTYTISDISSIAKSEIQETGGFTLTDTSGSVVAATPTAGMFSAGTITFASGATVTLTAGESLADVAAAFNAVTSGTNGTGISASIVQTATGSGTNTYKLVFNSTKTGLANAFDFSTTGAGHTVTSDPSGVLSSVTYTVDQPAQDAQFKFNGVTVTRSTNSVSDLVSGVTFNVLQDTTSQAGASFTVSVSADESKVAGAIQSFVNDYNSFLTFYAQQTQIDSTTNAPASTAVLYSDTTLRNIYNQLSAYASSIVSGLSSGSPASLSDVGLNFTDQPASGTTPAIPNILTIDSTKLATAIDTNMSGLEAVFGYVATTSSSNLAVYSEPTDPTMKNFTVNVDQTNGVYTAVYTDSNNVQQTVNLTATTLGSGLSLKAPSGSALSGLVLIYGGTGDQSGITVSATNGIANQMDSLLTSATTVNTGLVALAQKALQTKNTSTQTQITTINTQIDNTKQALLTKFSALEAAIASANSMLSYLNAQQLSNSSGG comes from the coding sequence ATGACCATACCGCTTATTAACCTCGGCAGCACTACCCAAAACGCCAACGGACAGACCGTGCTCAACGGTGTTTCCTCCGGGATGGATACTACCAGCATTATCAATGCCATGGTTGCAGGCCAGACGAAGCAGGTCAAAACCCTCACGGATCAGATTACGACCAATAACAGCCAGGCTACCGCCCTCACCTCTTTGAACCAGCTGCTCACCCAGCTTCAGAAAGACACTAAGGCGCTCAGCCAGCCCCAGAGCCCGGACTCTACCCTCAACGTCTTTGCGTCCGCCACCAGTCAGATCACTTCCAATACTTCGCTGTCGGCCACGAATTACCTGACAGCCAATGTCGCTCCCGGCACGGCCAGCGGAACCTATACGATTTCCGACATATCCTCGATTGCCAAGTCCGAAATTCAGGAAACGGGTGGTTTCACCCTGACCGACACCAGCGGCTCCGTGGTCGCTGCAACCCCCACCGCGGGCATGTTTTCCGCAGGCACCATCACTTTTGCGAGCGGCGCTACGGTGACGCTGACGGCAGGTGAAAGCCTCGCAGATGTCGCCGCCGCCTTCAACGCCGTTACATCCGGCACGAACGGAACCGGCATCAGCGCCAGCATCGTGCAGACCGCCACCGGTTCCGGCACAAATACCTATAAGCTGGTTTTCAACAGCACGAAAACAGGGCTCGCCAATGCTTTTGACTTCAGCACTACCGGCGCAGGTCATACCGTCACGAGCGACCCCAGCGGCGTTCTTTCCAGTGTGACCTATACTGTGGATCAGCCTGCGCAGGATGCCCAGTTCAAATTTAATGGCGTTACCGTTACGCGCTCTACCAATTCCGTCAGTGACCTTGTGAGCGGCGTAACCTTTAACGTATTGCAGGATACCACCAGTCAGGCAGGCGCAAGCTTCACCGTTTCCGTCAGCGCGGATGAGAGCAAGGTGGCAGGTGCCATTCAAAGCTTCGTTAATGACTATAACAGTTTCCTGACCTTTTATGCACAGCAGACGCAGATTGACAGTACAACAAATGCGCCTGCCAGTACGGCGGTTCTGTATTCCGATACGACGCTGCGCAATATCTATAACCAGCTCAGCGCTTATGCCTCTTCCATTGTGTCCGGTCTTTCCAGCGGCAGCCCGGCAAGCCTTAGCGATGTCGGCCTGAATTTTACCGACCAGCCAGCTTCCGGCACGACTCCCGCCATCCCTAACATACTCACCATCGACAGCACGAAGCTCGCTACTGCGATCGATACTAATATGAGCGGCTTGGAAGCGGTTTTTGGCTATGTGGCCACGACTTCCTCGAGCAATCTGGCGGTTTATTCCGAACCGACCGATCCCACCATGAAGAATTTCACGGTGAACGTGGATCAGACAAACGGAGTCTATACAGCTGTTTATACGGACTCCAACAACGTGCAACAGACGGTCAATCTTACCGCCACCACATTGGGTAGCGGCCTGTCACTTAAGGCCCCGTCCGGCAGCGCTTTGAGTGGGCTTGTGTTGATTTATGGCGGCACGGGCGACCAAAGCGGCATTACCGTCAGTGCCACGAATGGCATTGCCAACCAGATGGATAGCCTGCTTACCAGCGCCACCACTGTCAACACCGGCCTGGTTGCGCTGGCTCAAAAGGCCCTTCAGACTAAGAACACATCCACGCAGACGCAGATCACAACGATCAACACACAGATTGACAATACCAAGCAAGCTCTTTTAACTAAATTCAGTGCCCTTGAAGCTGCGATTGCCAGCGCCAACAGTATGTTAAGCTATCTGAACGCGCAGCAATTATCCAACAGCTCAGGCGGTTAA